The Girardinichthys multiradiatus isolate DD_20200921_A chromosome 24, DD_fGirMul_XY1, whole genome shotgun sequence genome has a window encoding:
- the LOC124861314 gene encoding probable ribonuclease ZC3H12C, giving the protein MGQKDHVEAGAGHILDLGPDLEYLHVAGADRQAGGVDEPPAMEKQGESFTKNTTLGSPPTTLAEESGGSDGECKLAQSSQSAPVVGADSDGGEVTYTCSKNTHQPLCRTQCVDLGTEGPPEPALSGEPEHESPEPPSNTTTSEPEPKPGGKDYQAKLEFALKLGYSEETVRQVLSKLGPDTLINDILGELVKLGTKSDSEQPAGVLTSTSSSSSLSSCGCSDMLDGQRSDSPLPSESFCDQDNLRPIVVDGSNVAMSHGNKEVFSCQGIQLAVDWFLERGHQNITVFVPAWRKEQSRPDAPITDQEILRRLEKEKILVFTPSRRVQGRRVVCYDDRFIVKLAYESDGIIVSNDNYRDLANEKPEWKKFIDERLLMYSFVNDKFMPPDDPLGRHGPSLDNFLRKRPIMPEQKKQPCPYGKKCTYGHKCKYYHPERGAQPQRAVADELRASAKSCVPSKNQGDAGLVKSHSVPAGTIEAKNGAQKRQSDPSIRALSYSDAEEKLLAKTRVESQKSNIGGSSSSSSSSSISCSGTLTISPALGGPSSGVGLLQDQQSRSGTHLPAPSHDLYPHCESSDLSYYSVTRAYSGLSLSSRRSPDCRYPNDPDLRHGSMGSAGSECGSESSVSCGSSDSYSDRSYPGCPPDPLLEESVHFPNPNSRHYPHHITSNHELCSLHAADYSNIKHNHTSNPGVHSYHMSASCGQSCVHEQPPLEPKRPLYPLPPHLQHQPLAARSSCPGDYHSLPQSHRQPPGSPIGRCLAPTRAESVSDSHLYEHLSASHHHHRSKALPSWETYYRQPSMPPSRYEPSAYQSLPDTHQSSWHAPPWPPDGYSQHHSSHPALHPSPTRYLSHPPPALSPHPPYPPHSSHLAHPSHPPPPYVPQHSDSPVHGCYEDMREKVYVNLCNIFPSELVRRVMTRNPHVTDPQQLAAAILAEKAQSGY; this is encoded by the exons ATGGGCCAGAAGGACCATGTGGAGGCGGGAGCGGGCCACATCCTCGACCTGGGGCCGGACCTGGAGTATCTCCACGTAGCGGGGGCCGACCGGCAGGCTGGCGGCGTTGACGAACCCCCTGCTATGGAAAAGCAGGGGGAGAGCTTCACCAAAAACACCACGCTGGGTTCCCCTCCAACGACACTGGCAGAGGAGAGCGGGGGATCCGATGGAGAGTGCAAGTTGGCGCAGTCTTCCCAATCTGCCCCTGTGGTAGGGGCAGATTCAGACGGAGGAGAGGTCACGTACACCTGCAGTAAAAACACCCACCAGCCGCTGTGCCGCACACAATGTGTGGATCTGGGCACAGAGGGGCCTCCCGAGCCTGCCCTCTCAGGGGAACCCGAGCATGAATCGCCTGAGCCTCCATCCAACACCACCACATCAGAGCCAGAGCCCAAGCCAGGAGGGAAGGACTACCAGGCCAAGCTGGAGTTTGCCTTGAAGCTGGGCTACTCCGAAGAGACTGTGCGACAAGTTTTGTCCAAGCTTGGACCCGACACCCTCATCAACGACATACTTGGCGAACTGGTCAAACTGGGCACCAAATCTGACAGCGAACAGCCAGCGGGAGTATTGACCTCtacctcatcatcttcatctttGTCGTCTTGCGGCTGTTCTGATATGCTGGATGGCCAGAGATCGGACTCTCCGTTACCCTCAGAGTCTTTCTGCGACCAGGACAACCTGCGGCCGATCGTGGTGGACGGCAGCAACGTGGCTATGAG TCATGGGAACAAAGAGGTGTTTTCCTGTCAGGGCATCCAGCTGGCTGTAGACTGGTTCCTGGAGCGTGGTCATCAGAACATCACAGTTTTTGTGCCTGCTTGGAGGAAAGAGCAGTCCCGCCCTGATGCTCCAATAACAG ATCAGGAGATCCTGCGGCGCCTTGAGAAGGAAAAAATCCTGGTCTTTACCCCGTCGCGGCGCGTCCAAGGTCGCCGCGTGGTTTGTTATGACGATCGCTTCATCGTCAAGCTGGCGTATGAGTCAGACGGCATCATTGTCTCCAATGACAACTACAGAGACCTGGCTAATGAAAAGCCTGAGTGGAAGAAGTTCATCGACGAGCGGCTGCTCATGTATTCCTTTGTTAATGACAA ATTCATGCCTCCAGATGACCCTCTTGGACGCCATGGCCCCAGCCTGGACAACTTCTTAAGGAAAAGGCCCATCATGCCTGAGCAGAAGAAACAACCCTGTCCTTATG gaaaGAAGTGCACGTATGGCCATAAGTGCAAGTACTACCACCCTGAGAGAGGAGCTCAGCCTCAGCGCGCCGTGGCCGACGAGCTGCGTGCCAGCGCAAAGAGCTGCGTCCCCTCCAAGAACCAGGGGGATGCTGGACTGGTGAAGAGTCACAGTGTGCCAGCTGGCACCATTGAGGCAAAGAATGGTGCCCAAAAAAGGCAGTCGGATCCCAGCATCCGAGCTCTGTCGTACAGTGATGCTGAGGAGAAGCTACTGGCAAAAACTAGGGTAGAAAGCCAGAAGAGCAACATAGGTGGAAGCAGTAGTAGCAGCTCTAGCAGCAGCATTAGCTGTAGTGGTACTTTAACCATTTCTCCAGCGCTGGGAGGACCCTCATCTGGTGTTGGCCTTCTGCAAGACCAACAGTCCAGATCAGGTACACATCTACCAGCCCCCAGCCATGATCTCTACCCTCACTGTGAGTCTTCAGACTTAAGCTACTACTCTGTAACACGGGCCTACTCTGGCCTGAGCCTCTCCTCCCGACGAAGCCCGGACTGCCGCTACCCCAACGATCCGGACCTGCGGCACGGCTCGATGGGCTCAGCGGGTTCTGAATGTGGGAGTGAAAGCAGCGTCAGTTGTGGCAGCAGTGACTCTTACAGTGACAGATCCTATCCTGGATGCCCCCCAGATCCTTTATTAGAAGAAAGCGTTCATTTCCCCAACCCCAACAGCCGCCACTACCCTCATCACATCACTTCTAACCATGAACTCTGCAGTCTTCACGCCGCTGATTACTCAAACATCAAACACAACCACACCTCTAATCCAGGAGTTCATTCATACCATATGAGTGCTTCATGTGGgcaaagctgtgttcatgagcagcctccactgGAGCCTAAGCGGCCCCTCTACCCCCTGCCTCCTCACCTCCAACACCAGCCCCTTGCTGCCCGCTCCAGCTGCCCCGGGGACTACCACTCTCTGCCCCAGTCCCACCGTCAGCCCCCTGGCTCCCCCATTGGTCGCTGCCTGGCCCCCACACGAGCTGAAAGTGTATCTGACTCACATCTGTACGAACACCTCTCTGCATCTCACCACCACCATCGATCGAAAGCTCTGCCCAGCTGGGAAACCTACTACAGACAGCCTTCAATGCCTCCGTCAAGGTACGAGCCGTCAGCCTATCAGAGTCTGCCTGATACGCACCAGTCATCTTGGCACGCCCCACCGTGGCCTCCAGACGGCTACAGCCAGCACCACTCGTCTCACCCAGCTCTTCACCCATCCCCAACACGTTACCTAAGCCACCCGCCCCCAGCTCTCTCTCCCCACCCGCCTTATCCCCCTCACAGCTCCCATCTCGCTCATCCCTCACACCCTCCTCCTCCGTATGTGCCGCAGCACTCTGACTCCCCTGTGCACGGGTGCTATGAAGACATGAGGGAGAAGGTGTACGTAAACCTTTGCAACATCTTCCCCTCAGAGCTGGTGAGGCGTGTGATGACCAGGAACCCCCATGTCACGGACCCCCAGCAGCTGGCTGCCGCCATCTTGGCAGAGAAAGCTCAAAGCGGCTACTGA